A single region of the Brachypodium distachyon strain Bd21 chromosome 3, Brachypodium_distachyon_v3.0, whole genome shotgun sequence genome encodes:
- the LOC100836159 gene encoding monodehydroascorbate reductase 5, chlorplastic isoform X2, translating into MASTAAAAAGTASGCRYYSQTSWALRRLGFGGAGLARPAAPRRAFSVSAAAVFDNENREYVIVGGGNAAGYAARTFVEHGMADGRLCIVSKEAVPPYERPALTKGYLFPPEKKPARLPGFHTCVGSGGQRQTAEWYKENGIEVLYEDPVEAFDGKTQTLKTSSGKILKYGSLIISTGCAAARLPEKIGGNLPGVHYIRDVADADSLVSSLGKAKKIVVIGGGYIGMEVAAAACGWNLDTTIIFPEDHIMPRLFTPSLAEKYEELYEQNGVKFVKGALIDKLDAGSDGRVSSAVLKDGSVVEADTVIVGIGAKPAVSPFEAVGVNNEVGGIEVDSMFRTSVPGIFAIGDVAAFPLKMYDRIARVEHVDHARKSAHHCIETLLTSQAKAYDYLPYFYSRIFEYEGSSRKIWWQFYGDNVGETVEVGNFDPKIATFWIDTDDRLKGVFLESGTSEEFSLLPQLARSQPVVDKAKLKSATSVEDALDIARSSLLSGSSV; encoded by the exons ATGGCTtccacggcggcagcggccgcaggGACGGCTTCCGGGTGCCGGTACTACTCCCAGACGTCGTGGGCGCTGCGGCGGCTTGgcttcggcggcgccggactcgcgcggccggcggctcccCGGCGGGCCTTttccgtctccgccgccgccgtgttcGATAACGAGAACCGCGA GTACGTGATCGTGGGCGGAGGGAATGCGGCGGGGTACGCGGCCAGGACGTTCGTGGAGCACGGCATGGCTGACGGCCGCCTCTGCATCGTCTCCAAAGAG GCGGTTCCACCGTACGAGCGACCGGCATTGACCAAAGGCTATCTGTTTCCACCAGAGAAGAAGCCGGCACGCCTACCT GGTTTCCATACCTGTGTCGGATCTGGAGGCCAGAGGCAGACTGCTGAATGGTACAAGGAGAACGGTATAGAG GTGCTGTATGAGGATCCAGTTGAAGCATTTGATGGCAAAACACAGACCTTGAAAACTTCCTCAGGGAAAATTCTGAAGTACGGGTCACTTATTATTTCTACAGGTTGTGCAGCTGCAAG ATTACCTGAGAAAATTGGAGGAAACTTACCTGGAGTGCACTATATACGTGATGTTGCTGATGCTGATTCTCTAGTATCTTCACTG ggaaaagcaaagaaaattgTTGTTATCGGTGGGGGCTATATTGGCATGGAGGTTGCTGCTGCAGCTTGCGGCTGGAATCTTGACACAACT ATTATATTCCCAGAAGATCACATCATGCCAAGATTGTTTACGCCTTCCCTTGCTGAGAAGTACGAGGAGCTATATGAACAAAATGGCGTCAAATTCGTAAAG GGGGCTCTTATTGATAAACTTGATGCTGGATCTGATGGAAGGGTGTCTTCTGCTGTACTTAAAGATGGTTCTGTTGTTGAAGCTGATACA GTTATTGTTGGTATAGGAGCAAAACCAGCTGTCAGCCCATTCGAAGCTGTTGGAGTCAACAATGAAGTTGGTGGCATAGAG GTTGATTCCATGTTTAGAACAAGTGTACCTGGCATCTTTGCTATTGGAGACGTTGCAGCTTTCCCCCTGAAG ATGTATGATAGAATAGCTCGAGTGGAACACGTTGATCATGCCAGGAAGTCTGCGCACCATTGTATAGAAACACTCTTAACATCCCAGGCAAAAGC GTATGACTACCTTCCGTATTTCTACTCTCGAATTTTTGAGTATGAAGGAAGCTCGAGGAAAATTTGGTGGCAATTTTATGGCGATAATG TTGGTGAAACAGTTGAAGTAGGGAACTTTGATCCAAAGATTGCTACCTTCTGGATTGACACTG ATGATCGATTGAAGGGTGTGTTCCTTGAGAGTGGAACCTCGGAG GAATTCTCGCTTCTTCCACAGCTAGCGAGATCTCAGCCTGTTGTCGACAAGGCCAAGCTCAAGAGCGCGACTTCTGTCGAAGACGCATTAGACATCGCAAGAAGCTCTCTTCTGTCCGGGTCTTCTGTTTAG
- the LOC100836159 gene encoding monodehydroascorbate reductase 5, chlorplastic isoform X1 encodes MTSALRRKAAQMASTAAAAAGTASGCRYYSQTSWALRRLGFGGAGLARPAAPRRAFSVSAAAVFDNENREYVIVGGGNAAGYAARTFVEHGMADGRLCIVSKEAVPPYERPALTKGYLFPPEKKPARLPGFHTCVGSGGQRQTAEWYKENGIEVLYEDPVEAFDGKTQTLKTSSGKILKYGSLIISTGCAAARLPEKIGGNLPGVHYIRDVADADSLVSSLGKAKKIVVIGGGYIGMEVAAAACGWNLDTTIIFPEDHIMPRLFTPSLAEKYEELYEQNGVKFVKGALIDKLDAGSDGRVSSAVLKDGSVVEADTVIVGIGAKPAVSPFEAVGVNNEVGGIEVDSMFRTSVPGIFAIGDVAAFPLKMYDRIARVEHVDHARKSAHHCIETLLTSQAKAYDYLPYFYSRIFEYEGSSRKIWWQFYGDNVGETVEVGNFDPKIATFWIDTDDRLKGVFLESGTSEEFSLLPQLARSQPVVDKAKLKSATSVEDALDIARSSLLSGSSV; translated from the exons ATGACTTCAG CTCTCCGGCGAAAGGCGGCCCAGATGGCTtccacggcggcagcggccgcaggGACGGCTTCCGGGTGCCGGTACTACTCCCAGACGTCGTGGGCGCTGCGGCGGCTTGgcttcggcggcgccggactcgcgcggccggcggctcccCGGCGGGCCTTttccgtctccgccgccgccgtgttcGATAACGAGAACCGCGA GTACGTGATCGTGGGCGGAGGGAATGCGGCGGGGTACGCGGCCAGGACGTTCGTGGAGCACGGCATGGCTGACGGCCGCCTCTGCATCGTCTCCAAAGAG GCGGTTCCACCGTACGAGCGACCGGCATTGACCAAAGGCTATCTGTTTCCACCAGAGAAGAAGCCGGCACGCCTACCT GGTTTCCATACCTGTGTCGGATCTGGAGGCCAGAGGCAGACTGCTGAATGGTACAAGGAGAACGGTATAGAG GTGCTGTATGAGGATCCAGTTGAAGCATTTGATGGCAAAACACAGACCTTGAAAACTTCCTCAGGGAAAATTCTGAAGTACGGGTCACTTATTATTTCTACAGGTTGTGCAGCTGCAAG ATTACCTGAGAAAATTGGAGGAAACTTACCTGGAGTGCACTATATACGTGATGTTGCTGATGCTGATTCTCTAGTATCTTCACTG ggaaaagcaaagaaaattgTTGTTATCGGTGGGGGCTATATTGGCATGGAGGTTGCTGCTGCAGCTTGCGGCTGGAATCTTGACACAACT ATTATATTCCCAGAAGATCACATCATGCCAAGATTGTTTACGCCTTCCCTTGCTGAGAAGTACGAGGAGCTATATGAACAAAATGGCGTCAAATTCGTAAAG GGGGCTCTTATTGATAAACTTGATGCTGGATCTGATGGAAGGGTGTCTTCTGCTGTACTTAAAGATGGTTCTGTTGTTGAAGCTGATACA GTTATTGTTGGTATAGGAGCAAAACCAGCTGTCAGCCCATTCGAAGCTGTTGGAGTCAACAATGAAGTTGGTGGCATAGAG GTTGATTCCATGTTTAGAACAAGTGTACCTGGCATCTTTGCTATTGGAGACGTTGCAGCTTTCCCCCTGAAG ATGTATGATAGAATAGCTCGAGTGGAACACGTTGATCATGCCAGGAAGTCTGCGCACCATTGTATAGAAACACTCTTAACATCCCAGGCAAAAGC GTATGACTACCTTCCGTATTTCTACTCTCGAATTTTTGAGTATGAAGGAAGCTCGAGGAAAATTTGGTGGCAATTTTATGGCGATAATG TTGGTGAAACAGTTGAAGTAGGGAACTTTGATCCAAAGATTGCTACCTTCTGGATTGACACTG ATGATCGATTGAAGGGTGTGTTCCTTGAGAGTGGAACCTCGGAG GAATTCTCGCTTCTTCCACAGCTAGCGAGATCTCAGCCTGTTGTCGACAAGGCCAAGCTCAAGAGCGCGACTTCTGTCGAAGACGCATTAGACATCGCAAGAAGCTCTCTTCTGTCCGGGTCTTCTGTTTAG
- the LOC100821625 gene encoding uncharacterized protein LOC100821625 isoform X1 — protein MTAAAWPVCTICYDDLRPLSDQHLHCIPSCGHVFHALCLEQWLEYCPSVGAGGGKTKKGGTCPICKSACGGAHPPTRLFFQSTGTCLTQAASPASPSQEADPEALAAEVARLEQKAASLGRTLDEQRDGIQKLNAEVRRWKEEAAAAEAMGEKARKEKEFLQQLLNAKTEEVSRKTAECGRLQERSLGLAKELAALKLSTDMNLEEEEILKLASLGNHGNLENAVDVLKRSLALRNKSYKELMVQCNQLGRSETRTQQRIEKAKEVISKLKTKVHDLQKELEEKENIVLRDLRSSKKFKADLNQTNPGDTTTNNAFPSAGYGQKVKPDEVMQDPYNENPHTNRFIPEANNDLNLKDNLDCKISDVIDLDADDDPMIRCSARPFGNRGDTVDTRNQSSHYERGNKEPATFGCESSSYVAEETSFMKHTPATGKSTFQRNLMNTKLQNFQELPVLRSTSVTTSTWKKDTLTIGGISKQATRLASGTGPQQIHNLNSLSDDDFQAPRTNGLEAARKGVSKWCKGMAAPGSLSANANKGNLIAVGPDGRGGKVKVLRDHGRFPQDSKTPALWPKAQQKAGGRGGQFQIEHFFGKR, from the exons atgaccgccgccgcgtggCCGGTCTGCACCATCTGCTACGACGACCTCCGCCCGCTCTCCGACCAGCACCTCCACTGCATCCCTTCCTGCGGCCACGTCTTCCACGCCCTCTG CTTGGAGCAATGGCTGGAGTACTGCCCGAGCgtgggggccggcggcgggaagacgaagaagggCGGGACGTGCCCCATCTGCAAGTCGgcctgcggcggcgcccaccCGCCGACCCGCCTCTTCTTCCAGTCCACCGGCACGTGCCTCACGCAGGCGGCGTCCCCCGCCTCGCCGTCGCAGGAGGCCGACCCGGAggcgctcgccgccgaggtCGCCCGGCTCGAGCAGAAGGCAGCGTCCCTCGGCCGCACGCTCGACGAGCAGCGCGACGGGATCCAGAAGCTCAACGCCGAG GTTCGTAggtggaaggaggaggcggcggcggcggaggcgatggGGGAGAAGGctaggaaggagaaggagtttctgcagcagctgctcaATGCGAAAACAGAG GAGGTgtcgaggaagacggcggagTGCGGGAGGTTGCAGGAGAGGAGCCTCGGTCTGGCGAAGGAGCTTGCGGCACTGAAGCT GTCGACAGACATGAAccttgaggaggaagagatccTCAAGCTGGCTTCGCTGGGTAACCATGGCAACCTTGAGAATGCAGTAGATGTTCTGAAGAGATCGCTCGCTCTTCGCAACAA gAGCTACAAAGAATTGATGGTCCAATGCAATCAGCTAGGAAGATCAGAAACTCGTACTCAGCAGAGGATTGAGAAGGCCAAGGAGGTGATAAGTAAGTTAAAG ACAAAGGTACATGACCTTCAGAAGGAActggaagaaaaggaaaatattgTCCTCAGGGATTTGAGGTCTTCAAAGAAATTTAAAGCAGATTTGAACCAGACAAATCCAGGAGATACCACAACTAATAATGCTTTCCCAAGCGCTGGATATGGCCAGAAAGTGAAGCCTGATGAAGTGATGCAGGATCCATACAACGAGAATCCACACACGAATCGGTTCATCCCTGAAGCTAACAACGATCTGAACTTAAAAGACAACTTGGACTGCAAGATATCAGATGTGATAGACCTAGATGCCGATGATGACCCCATGATAAGATGTTCTGCCAGGCCGTTTGGGAATCGTGGTGATACTGTGGATACACGAAATCAGTCCAGTCATTATGAACGTGGTAACAAAGAACCCGCAACATTTGGATGTGAGTCTTCCTCATATGTAGCAGAGGAAACATCCTTTATGAAACACACACCGGCGACTGGAAAATCAACATTTCAGCGTAACTTAATGAATACCAAACTGCAAAACTTTCAAGAGCTTCCTGTTCTGAGAAGCACGAGTGTTACAACTTCAACATGGAAGAAAGATACACTGACAATTGGTGGCATCTCGAAACAAGCAACTAGGCTGGCTTCTGGCACTGGACCTCAGCAGATTCACAATTTAAATTCTCTTTCTG ATGATGATTTCCAAGCACCACGAACTAATGGTCTGGAGGCGGCAAGAAAAGGCGTCAGCAAATGGTGCAAGGGCATGGCAGCACCTGGATCCCTAAGTGCAAATGCTAACAAGGGCAATCTGATTGCTGTGGGGCCTGACGGACGCGGAGGAAAGGTGAAAGTCCTGAGAGACCACGGTCGGTTCCCG CAGGATAGCAAGACTCCAGCACTGTGGCCTAAGGCACAGCAGAAGGCTGGAGGCAGAGGTGGGCAGTTTCAGATAGAGCACTTCTTTGGGAAGAGATGA
- the LOC100821625 gene encoding uncharacterized protein LOC100821625 isoform X2: protein MTAAAWPVCTICYDDLRPLSDQHLHCIPSCGHVFHALCLEQWLEYCPSVGAGGGKTKKGGTCPICKSACGGAHPPTRLFFQSTGTCLTQAASPASPSQEADPEALAAEVARLEQKAASLGRTLDEQRDGIQKLNAEVRRWKEEAAAAEAMGEKARKEKEFLQQLLNAKTEEVSRKTAECGRLQERSLGLAKELAALKLSTDMNLEEEEILKLASLGNHGNLENAVDVLKRSLALRNKSYKELMVQCNQLGRSETRTQQRIEKAKEVISKLKTKVHDLQKELEEKENIVLRDLRSSKKFKADLNQTNPGDTTTNNAFPSAGYGQKVKPDEVMQDPYNENPHTNRFIPEANNDLNLKDNLDCKISDVIDLDADDDPMIRCSARPFGNRGDTVDTRNQSSHYERGNKEPATFGCESSSYVAEETSFMKHTPATGKSTFQRNLMNTKLQNFQELPVLRSTSVTTSTWKKDTLTIGGISKQATRLASGTGPQQIHNLNSLSDDDFQAPRTNGLEAARKGVSKWCKGMAAPGSLSANANKGNLIAVGPDGRGGKVKVLRDHGRFPDSKTPALWPKAQQKAGGRGGQFQIEHFFGKR, encoded by the exons atgaccgccgccgcgtggCCGGTCTGCACCATCTGCTACGACGACCTCCGCCCGCTCTCCGACCAGCACCTCCACTGCATCCCTTCCTGCGGCCACGTCTTCCACGCCCTCTG CTTGGAGCAATGGCTGGAGTACTGCCCGAGCgtgggggccggcggcgggaagacgaagaagggCGGGACGTGCCCCATCTGCAAGTCGgcctgcggcggcgcccaccCGCCGACCCGCCTCTTCTTCCAGTCCACCGGCACGTGCCTCACGCAGGCGGCGTCCCCCGCCTCGCCGTCGCAGGAGGCCGACCCGGAggcgctcgccgccgaggtCGCCCGGCTCGAGCAGAAGGCAGCGTCCCTCGGCCGCACGCTCGACGAGCAGCGCGACGGGATCCAGAAGCTCAACGCCGAG GTTCGTAggtggaaggaggaggcggcggcggcggaggcgatggGGGAGAAGGctaggaaggagaaggagtttctgcagcagctgctcaATGCGAAAACAGAG GAGGTgtcgaggaagacggcggagTGCGGGAGGTTGCAGGAGAGGAGCCTCGGTCTGGCGAAGGAGCTTGCGGCACTGAAGCT GTCGACAGACATGAAccttgaggaggaagagatccTCAAGCTGGCTTCGCTGGGTAACCATGGCAACCTTGAGAATGCAGTAGATGTTCTGAAGAGATCGCTCGCTCTTCGCAACAA gAGCTACAAAGAATTGATGGTCCAATGCAATCAGCTAGGAAGATCAGAAACTCGTACTCAGCAGAGGATTGAGAAGGCCAAGGAGGTGATAAGTAAGTTAAAG ACAAAGGTACATGACCTTCAGAAGGAActggaagaaaaggaaaatattgTCCTCAGGGATTTGAGGTCTTCAAAGAAATTTAAAGCAGATTTGAACCAGACAAATCCAGGAGATACCACAACTAATAATGCTTTCCCAAGCGCTGGATATGGCCAGAAAGTGAAGCCTGATGAAGTGATGCAGGATCCATACAACGAGAATCCACACACGAATCGGTTCATCCCTGAAGCTAACAACGATCTGAACTTAAAAGACAACTTGGACTGCAAGATATCAGATGTGATAGACCTAGATGCCGATGATGACCCCATGATAAGATGTTCTGCCAGGCCGTTTGGGAATCGTGGTGATACTGTGGATACACGAAATCAGTCCAGTCATTATGAACGTGGTAACAAAGAACCCGCAACATTTGGATGTGAGTCTTCCTCATATGTAGCAGAGGAAACATCCTTTATGAAACACACACCGGCGACTGGAAAATCAACATTTCAGCGTAACTTAATGAATACCAAACTGCAAAACTTTCAAGAGCTTCCTGTTCTGAGAAGCACGAGTGTTACAACTTCAACATGGAAGAAAGATACACTGACAATTGGTGGCATCTCGAAACAAGCAACTAGGCTGGCTTCTGGCACTGGACCTCAGCAGATTCACAATTTAAATTCTCTTTCTG ATGATGATTTCCAAGCACCACGAACTAATGGTCTGGAGGCGGCAAGAAAAGGCGTCAGCAAATGGTGCAAGGGCATGGCAGCACCTGGATCCCTAAGTGCAAATGCTAACAAGGGCAATCTGATTGCTGTGGGGCCTGACGGACGCGGAGGAAAGGTGAAAGTCCTGAGAGACCACGGTCGGTTCCCG GATAGCAAGACTCCAGCACTGTGGCCTAAGGCACAGCAGAAGGCTGGAGGCAGAGGTGGGCAGTTTCAGATAGAGCACTTCTTTGGGAAGAGATGA
- the LOC100822347 gene encoding uncharacterized protein At1g01500, protein MDQPPSDPGGCLEVRLFYVRLCPHGAAAAPPRLALALHPAGAEASPSSSLPLRLDRRDPATGEATYVSTAAVRLPPPTAAFEVADHSGAALLRGSLRRCPDAKAGSPAAWAIDCAPAAGAVAAASVFEVYVAGCCAGEPAVLTRALRLATPEESAGVLVRRRSATSMATGDEDDNDMNIGTRSYPEGWYSEDDDGQLTWFNAGVRVGVGIGLGVCVGVGIGVGLLMSSYQATTRTLKRRFF, encoded by the exons ATGGACCAGCCGCCGTCGGACCCGGGCGGCTGCCTGGAGGTCCGCCTCTTCTACGTGCGCCTCTGcccccacggcgccgccgccgccccgccccgaCTCGCGCTGGCCCTCCAcccggccggcgccgaggcctctccgtcctcctccctccctctccgcctCGACCGCCGCGACCCGGCCACCGGCGAGGCCACCTACGTctccactgccgccgtgcgcctccccccgcccaccgccgccttcGAGGTCGCCGACCATAGcggcgccgcgctcctccgggGCTCCCTTCGGCGGTGCCCCGACGCCAAGGCTGGCTCCCCCGCCGCCTGGGCGATCGACTGCGCCCCCGCTGCCGGAGCGGTCGCCGCAGCCTCTGTCTTCGAGGTCTACGTTGCCGGGTGCTGCGCCGGCGAGCCCGCCGTCCTCACACGCGCCCTGCGGCTCGCCACCCCTGAAGAGTCTGCTGGCGTGTTGGTTCGCCGACGATCAGCGACTTCGATG GCTACGGGTGATGAAGACGACAATGACATGAACATCGGAACCAGGTCATACCCTGAAGGCTGGTACTCCGAGGATGATGACGGGCAACTTACATGGTTCAATGCTGGTGTCAGAGTTGGCGTCGGGATTGGCCTGGGAGTCTGTGTTGGCGTTGGCATAGGTGTTGGGCTTCTCATGAGCTCCTACCAAGCAACGACCAGGACCTTGAAGAGACGGTTCTTCTGA
- the LOC100836466 gene encoding uncharacterized protein LOC100836466, with product MGLDRAGPVWGYMGRFDDYGIIRSGGRGEESDISTGRRNSESTMSGGRKPAGEEAEVEALLRAAQDAVLLKLQANSHLVSSSTASNLPPPLDSAPGALDDDLARRFEALKTRPPVPAKQPAAGMDEAEARFAALKGAPAAVGPERVWLEDLGDGESEDEVEKVMRWAMDAARLDVATAGTGGATTGDGRTEGKEEEQEDDKSSVSSSEEEEEEERLELEMEKKRKEMMSKNKSKNRWFFF from the coding sequence ATGGGCTTGgaccgggccgggccggtctgGGGTTACATGGGCCGATTCGACGACTATGGTATTATACGCAGTGGAGGAAGAGGCGAGGAAAGCGATATCTCCACGGGGAGACGGAACTCCGAATCGACGATGAGCGGCGGGCGGAagccggcgggggaggaggcggaggtggaggcgctgctgcGGGCGGCGCAGGACGCCGTGCTGCTCAAGCTCCAGGCCAATTCCCatctcgtctcctcctccaccgcctcgAACCTTCCCCCTCCTCTCGACTCCGCGCCCGGTGCcctcgacgacgacctcgCCCGCCGCTTCGAAGCGCTCAAGAcccgcccgcccgtgccggcgAAGCAGCCCGCCGCCGGCATGGACGAGGCAGAGGCGCGGTTCGCGGCGCTGAagggcgcgccggcggcggttggcCCGGAGAGGGTTTGGCTGGAGGATCTGGGAGATGGGGAATCGGAAGACGAGGTGGAGAAGGTGATGCGGTGGGCCATGGATGCCGCGCGGCTCGACGTCGCCActgccggcaccggcggcgccaccactGGCGACGGCCGCACcgaggggaaggaggaggagcaagaggaCGACAAAAGCAGCGTCAGTAGTagtgaggaagaggaggaagaggagaggcTGGAActggagatggagaagaagaggaaggagatgatgaGCAAGAACAAGTCCAAGAACAGGTGGTTCTTCTTTTGA